The genomic region CCGAAGACCCAACTCCCGTGCGTTCAGCGTGTTGATAGGGCGTTCTTCGACCAGGGACTTCTCTTGCGCGTCGATTGCGGGAGAGACGCTCGCCACCACCGCCGAGGCCAACTCGTCCTGCACGTCGAAGACGTCTTCCACGGTGCGGTCCCATTTATCGGACCAGAGCCGCCGGCCGTTCGAAGAATAGGTAAGGTGCACGGTCAAGCGCACACGATTCCCCGCGCCGCGGACGGAGCCCCCCAGGAGATAGCGGGCAGACGACTGGTCGCCGCGCTGCTTCACTTCAAGCCAGCGGAAGCGCGAGAGTTCGGTCTCCAGGTCCTCGGATATGCCATCGGCAAGAGACTGATGATCCGCGCTGTCTCCCGCGGCGGCGAAAGGGATGATCGCGATGGAGGCCAGGCCCGCCGCATTGGGGTCCCCCTGCGCCGGCCCCTTGTCCGGGTCGGGAGACTCTCCCCAAGCCCAGACCCGGACCGGTCTTGGGATGTTCTTGAGGGTCAGCGGCCCCCTATCCGAGAAGCGGGCCCGAAGCGTGCCGTCCAGGCTCGACCAAACGGTATCCGAGATGGCAAGGCCGCCCGGTGCGGCAAGAGCCTCCAGACGAGCGGCGACGTTCACGCCATCACCGAAGATGTCTGCGTCTTCGAAGGTCACATCGCCGAGATGCACCCCTACCCGCAGGGTGAGGGACGCCTCGCCGCCCAGGTCGTCCTGGAGGCTCAATGCGCAGCGCACGGCTTCAGCGGCGCTGTCGAAGGACACGAGCCACCCATCGCCGAGGCCCTTTACGATGACACCGCCATGATTGGCGACCGTCGGGTTGATGACCTGGTCGCGCAGCCGCCTCAAGGCGTCCAGCGTGCGCGCCTCGTCCTCACCCATCAACTTTGAAAAGCCAACAACATCAGCAGCGAGGATCGCCGCCAGCCGCCGGACCGACTTCGTGTTCATGGTCGGAAGACTAGCCAATCGGACCTCGATGATTCCATCGTTCATTCACGGGAAAAGAGGACGCTTAGGAGGAAACGTGCCGTGCGCTCTGGCCTAGAAGCACAGAGTCTGGCCTGGAAGCACAGAGTCGGCCCGCGCTGTGCGATGGGCAAGGTCAAGACGGCTCAGCTGTGTAGTCGGCTTCCGAAACAGGCTCCTGCCAATCCGTCTCCGTACCCTTATCGTCCGACTCTGACATGGCGATATGGCACATCATTTGATCCGGAGCAGCGCCATGCCAATGGCGGGCATTGGGCGGGATCACTACCGTATCCCCAGCCCTAATTTGCTGCACTGGCTCTCCTTCCAACTGATAGCGCCCAACGCCCGACACAACATAGAGAATCTGACCAACCGGGTGCGCATGCCAGTTGGTCCGGCCTCCAGGCGTGAACGTG from Limibacillus sp. harbors:
- a CDS encoding adenylate/guanylate cyclase domain-containing protein; its protein translation is MASLPTMNTKSVRRLAAILAADVVGFSKLMGEDEARTLDALRRLRDQVINPTVANHGGVIVKGLGDGWLVSFDSAAEAVRCALSLQDDLGGEASLTLRVGVHLGDVTFEDADIFGDGVNVAARLEALAAPGGLAISDTVWSSLDGTLRARFSDRGPLTLKNIPRPVRVWAWGESPDPDKGPAQGDPNAAGLASIAIIPFAAAGDSADHQSLADGISEDLETELSRFRWLEVKQRGDQSSARYLLGGSVRGAGNRVRLTVHLTYSSNGRRLWSDKWDRTVEDVFDVQDELASAVVASVSPAIDAQEKSLVEERPINTLNARELGLRANAILSTGRLEALDEAQSVIERAIALEPKNVGALTQKALIAYRKACSGAWPPREQLLLGMDAVQEALKHDPRNAEAYGVASAIYALLGETGRALDAADRLEKLNPNAWGGPHGRTVALAFAPPEWVTDPLKQAQDLLNQAEITLRLAPSSAFRAGHLFYRGLAILMRDEASDLAQAIAELDRSATEPGASWWPSIFIALAEVRRGDERAAEERVLEARKIFPALSLPSIEALFGGSFIGACWGSEIERLPTVGLPRD
- a CDS encoding cupin domain-containing protein; amino-acid sequence: MKPRIIRSNDITTKTAPSDRFVGSVMHEQIFVPEQPSRLRASRVTFTPGGRTNWHAHPVGQILYVVSGVGRYQLEGEPVQQIRAGDTVVIPPNARHWHGAAPDQMMCHIAMSESDDKGTETDWQEPVSEADYTAEPS